Proteins encoded in a region of the Frondihabitans sp. 762G35 genome:
- a CDS encoding M50 family metallopeptidase, protein METVLLYVLGILIVAAGLVLSIGLHEIGHLVPAKAFGVKVGQYMIGFGPTLFSRKRGETEYGVKAIPLGGYISMAGMYPPPKTEAAAAEPGGAHSRTATTGVFQTLVQEAPAEPTSHDDDARSFYRLAVPKRIVIMLGGPLMNLLIAVVLYGVVLCAFGVQQPSTTVGSVSQCVLPPTSTATSCPAGAAESPAAAAGIRPGDELVSVDGTAVTGWTQATSIIQKSPGTAIDIVVLRDHARKTLTMTPLLTERYVTDTAGNVVTNAAGVKETEKVGFVGIGAALARVQQPVTAVLPAVGDNIGSVVHLIVNLPERLVGVAKAAFGGGTRDPNGPVGVVGVGRLAGDVASLDSVPILDRASALVGILASLNVALFVFNLVPLLPLDGGHVAGAIIEGVRRSVAKLFGKRDPGPVDPSKILPLTLVVVTVLGAMSLLLVYADIVNPIKLGG, encoded by the coding sequence GTGGAAACCGTCCTGCTCTACGTCCTCGGCATTCTGATCGTCGCCGCGGGCCTCGTCCTGTCGATCGGCCTGCACGAGATCGGCCACCTCGTCCCGGCGAAGGCGTTCGGCGTCAAGGTCGGGCAGTACATGATCGGCTTCGGTCCGACGCTGTTCTCCCGGAAACGCGGCGAGACGGAATACGGCGTGAAGGCCATCCCGCTGGGCGGCTACATCTCGATGGCGGGCATGTACCCGCCGCCGAAGACCGAGGCGGCAGCCGCCGAGCCGGGCGGCGCGCACTCGCGGACCGCCACGACCGGCGTCTTCCAGACCCTCGTCCAGGAGGCCCCGGCGGAGCCCACGTCGCACGACGACGACGCCCGCTCCTTCTACCGACTGGCGGTGCCGAAGCGGATCGTGATCATGCTGGGCGGCCCGCTGATGAACCTCCTCATCGCCGTGGTGCTCTACGGCGTCGTCCTCTGCGCGTTCGGCGTGCAGCAGCCGTCCACCACCGTCGGCTCGGTCTCCCAGTGCGTCCTCCCGCCCACGTCCACCGCCACCTCGTGCCCGGCAGGAGCCGCGGAGTCACCCGCCGCCGCCGCGGGCATCCGCCCGGGCGACGAGCTCGTCAGCGTCGACGGCACCGCCGTCACGGGCTGGACCCAGGCGACCTCGATCATCCAGAAGAGCCCGGGCACCGCCATAGACATCGTCGTGCTGCGCGACCACGCGCGGAAGACGCTGACGATGACCCCGCTCCTGACCGAGCGCTACGTCACGGACACGGCGGGCAACGTCGTCACGAACGCCGCCGGGGTCAAGGAGACCGAGAAGGTCGGCTTCGTCGGCATCGGGGCGGCTCTCGCGAGGGTGCAGCAGCCGGTCACGGCCGTCCTCCCGGCGGTGGGAGACAACATCGGGAGCGTCGTCCATCTGATCGTCAACCTGCCCGAGCGCCTCGTCGGAGTCGCCAAGGCCGCGTTCGGCGGCGGGACCCGCGATCCCAACGGTCCCGTCGGGGTCGTCGGCGTCGGTCGCCTGGCCGGGGACGTCGCAAGCCTCGACTCGGTTCCGATCCTCGACCGCGCCAGCGCCCTGGTCGGGATCCTCGCGTCGCTCAACGTGGCGCTCTTCGTCTTCAACCTCGTCCCGCTCCTGCCGTTGGACGGCGGCCACGTGGCCGGCGCGATCATCGAGGGCGTCCGCCGATCCGTCGCGAAGCTCTTCGGGAAGCGCGATCCCGGCCCCGTCGACCCGTCCAAGATCCTGCCGCTCACCCTCGTCGTCGTGACCGTGCTCGGGGCCATGAGCCTGCTGCTCGTCTACGCGGACATCGTGAACCCGATCAAGCTCGGCGGCTGA
- the ispG gene encoding flavodoxin-dependent (E)-4-hydroxy-3-methylbut-2-enyl-diphosphate synthase gives MPAVNLGMPKVPETLAPRRKSRQIKVGKVLVGGNAPVSVQSMCTTPTTNINATLQQIAELTASGCDIVRVAVPSRDDAEALPIIAKKSNIPVIADIHFQPNYVYAAIDAGCAAVRVNPGNIRKFDDQVGKIAAAAKAADVSIRIGVNAGSLEPNIMQKYGKATPEALVESAVWEASLFEEHDFHDFKISVKHNDPVVMVKAYRLLAERGDWPLHLGVTEAGPSFQGTIKSATAFGILLGEGIGDTIRVSLSAPPAEEVKVGLQILQSLNLRERKLEIVSCPSCGRAQVDVYKLANDVTDGLEGMTVPLRVAVMGCVVNGPGEARDADLGVASGNGKGQIFVRGEVIKTVPESEIVETLIFEANRLAAEMPPGELGSPEVVTV, from the coding sequence GTGCCTGCAGTCAATCTCGGAATGCCCAAAGTCCCCGAAACCCTTGCTCCGCGTCGCAAGTCGCGCCAGATCAAGGTCGGCAAGGTCCTGGTGGGCGGCAACGCCCCCGTCAGCGTGCAATCGATGTGCACGACCCCCACGACGAACATCAACGCGACGCTCCAGCAGATCGCCGAGCTGACGGCCTCGGGCTGCGACATCGTCCGCGTCGCGGTGCCGAGCCGCGACGACGCCGAGGCGCTGCCGATCATCGCCAAGAAGAGCAACATCCCGGTGATCGCCGACATCCACTTCCAGCCCAACTACGTCTACGCGGCCATCGACGCCGGCTGCGCGGCCGTGCGCGTCAACCCGGGCAACATCCGCAAGTTCGACGACCAGGTCGGGAAGATCGCCGCCGCCGCCAAGGCCGCCGACGTCTCCATCCGCATCGGCGTGAACGCGGGTTCGCTCGAGCCCAACATCATGCAGAAGTACGGCAAGGCGACCCCGGAGGCGCTCGTCGAGAGCGCCGTCTGGGAGGCGAGCCTCTTCGAGGAGCACGACTTCCACGACTTCAAGATCTCGGTCAAGCACAACGACCCGGTCGTCATGGTCAAGGCCTACCGGCTCCTCGCGGAGCGCGGCGACTGGCCGCTGCACCTCGGCGTGACCGAGGCCGGGCCGTCCTTCCAGGGCACGATCAAGAGCGCCACGGCGTTCGGCATCCTGCTCGGCGAGGGCATCGGCGACACGATCCGGGTCTCCCTGAGCGCGCCGCCGGCCGAGGAGGTCAAGGTGGGCCTCCAGATCCTGCAGTCGCTCAACCTGCGCGAGCGCAAGCTCGAGATCGTCAGCTGCCCCAGCTGCGGTCGCGCGCAGGTCGACGTCTACAAGCTCGCCAACGACGTCACGGACGGCCTGGAGGGCATGACCGTGCCGCTCCGCGTCGCCGTCATGGGCTGCGTCGTGAACGGCCCGGGCGAGGCGCGCGACGCCGACCTCGGCGTCGCCTCCGGCAACGGCAAGGGTCAGATCTTCGTCAGGGGCGAGGTCATCAAGACGGTTCCCGAGAGCGAGATCGTCGAGACGCTCATCTTCGAGGCGAACCGCCTCGCGGCCGAGATGCCCCCGGGTGAGCTCGGATCGCCCGAGGTCGTCACCGTCTGA
- a CDS encoding VWA domain-containing protein — MELTFWWMPLVAIALAVAGVVVYVTWRKRSRERSTRSGTPVAHSERLTELPEYRRVLRRYRTLLAGLLALVVVAAGGGVLLASRVSSVDVVDPQSYKRDIVLCLDVSGSMTDVDAKIVDTFATLADSLHGERIGLTIFDSSAVQVFPLTDDYGFVQTELRSYRDSFRSQGESGVRYWTGTDLGQGASLIGDGLASCVLGFDGSASSSRPRSIVLATDNYVNGSPLLTLKQAGDLATKKGVRVYAVDPVDYSVDGSLPSVATELKTVAEGTGGGFFGLTSAETIPTIVQKIDEREAGLFTGAKRLVVADHPGPLIVVSLLVVMASLGLLWRLRL, encoded by the coding sequence GTGGAGCTGACCTTCTGGTGGATGCCGCTCGTCGCGATCGCCCTCGCGGTGGCGGGAGTCGTCGTCTACGTCACCTGGCGCAAGCGGTCCCGGGAGCGGTCGACGAGGAGCGGCACCCCCGTCGCCCACAGCGAGCGGCTGACCGAGCTGCCGGAGTACCGCCGTGTCCTCCGGCGCTACCGGACCCTGCTCGCGGGGCTCCTCGCCCTCGTCGTCGTGGCGGCCGGGGGAGGGGTCCTCCTGGCATCGCGCGTCTCGAGCGTCGACGTCGTCGACCCGCAGTCCTACAAGCGCGACATCGTCCTCTGCCTCGACGTCTCCGGGTCGATGACCGACGTCGACGCGAAGATCGTCGACACGTTCGCGACGCTCGCCGACTCGCTGCACGGGGAACGCATCGGCCTGACCATCTTCGACAGCTCGGCGGTCCAGGTGTTCCCGCTGACCGACGACTACGGCTTCGTCCAGACCGAGCTGCGCAGCTACCGCGACTCGTTCCGGTCCCAGGGCGAGAGCGGCGTCCGCTACTGGACGGGAACCGACCTCGGCCAGGGCGCCTCGCTCATCGGTGACGGCCTCGCCTCCTGCGTCCTCGGTTTCGACGGCTCCGCGTCGAGCTCGCGGCCGCGATCGATCGTCCTGGCGACCGACAACTACGTCAACGGCAGCCCGCTCCTCACCCTGAAGCAGGCGGGCGACCTCGCGACGAAGAAGGGCGTCCGGGTCTACGCGGTCGATCCCGTCGACTACTCGGTCGACGGCTCGCTGCCGTCGGTCGCCACCGAGCTGAAGACGGTGGCGGAGGGCACGGGTGGCGGCTTCTTCGGCCTGACGAGCGCCGAGACGATCCCGACCATCGTGCAGAAGATCGACGAGCGCGAGGCCGGCCTCTTCACCGGGGCGAAGCGGCTCGTCGTCGCCGACCATCCGGGCCCGCTGATCGTCGTCTCCCTCCTCGTGGTGATGGCGTCCCTGGGTCTGCTCTGGAGGCTCCGACTGTGA
- a CDS encoding asparaginase has product MNDHHHAIPTPPADRHPLDVAGSVELAVVERSGLAESRHIGAAVVVDAEGRVLRTAGDAGATIYPRSCLKPFQALTVLRSGVRLEGPQAVLAMASHAATPAHQRVVTDMLDRIGATEDDLLCPPDWPFDRETARRATAKRRLFMNCSGKHASFLLACAENGWDPKRYDDRDHPLQQAARDTVAEYTGEAIDHAGVDGCGAPVFATTLTGLARGIARLAASATTDADPLAGHLVRAVLQDPWALDGEGRANTVTIEELGVVAKLGAEGVLVVGTTDGVAVAVKVLDGSIRPATLAALHLLVAEGAVAQDAVDRVLTRTTESVLGGGVPVGGLRLGSGLVPATT; this is encoded by the coding sequence ATGAACGACCACCACCACGCCATCCCCACGCCGCCGGCCGACCGCCATCCCCTCGATGTCGCAGGCTCGGTGGAACTCGCCGTCGTCGAGCGCTCGGGACTCGCCGAGAGCCGCCACATCGGAGCCGCCGTCGTCGTCGACGCCGAGGGACGAGTGCTCCGTACCGCGGGTGATGCCGGGGCCACCATCTACCCGCGATCGTGCCTCAAGCCGTTCCAGGCCCTCACCGTGCTGCGCTCGGGGGTTCGACTCGAGGGGCCCCAGGCCGTGCTGGCCATGGCCAGTCACGCCGCCACGCCGGCGCACCAGCGCGTCGTGACCGACATGCTCGATCGCATCGGCGCCACCGAGGACGACCTCCTCTGCCCGCCCGACTGGCCCTTCGACCGCGAGACGGCGCGCCGGGCGACCGCCAAGCGACGCCTCTTCATGAACTGCAGCGGCAAGCACGCGAGCTTCCTCCTCGCCTGCGCCGAGAACGGCTGGGATCCGAAGCGCTACGACGACCGCGACCACCCGCTCCAGCAGGCGGCCCGCGACACCGTCGCCGAGTACACCGGCGAGGCGATCGACCACGCCGGTGTGGACGGCTGCGGCGCACCCGTCTTCGCGACGACGCTGACCGGGCTGGCGAGGGGTATCGCCCGTCTGGCCGCGTCGGCCACGACGGACGCCGACCCTCTCGCCGGCCATCTCGTCCGGGCGGTCCTCCAGGATCCCTGGGCGCTCGACGGCGAGGGCCGCGCCAACACGGTCACGATCGAGGAGCTCGGCGTCGTGGCGAAGCTCGGGGCCGAGGGCGTGCTGGTCGTCGGCACCACCGACGGCGTCGCCGTCGCGGTCAAGGTGCTCGACGGCAGCATCCGTCCCGCAACCCTCGCCGCCCTTCACCTGCTCGTGGCCGAGGGGGCCGTCGCGCAGGATGCCGTGGACCGCGTTCTCACGCGGACGACGGAGAGCGTCCTCGGCGGTGGCGTCCCGGTCGGAGGCCTCCGTCTCGGCTCGGGACTCGTGCCCGCGACCACCTGA
- a CDS encoding AAA family ATPase, which translates to MTADELRRAGDIVARVTEAFEAKVVGQRGLRDSLLVALLTGGHVLLESVPGLAKTTAAQTLARAVDASFRRIQCTPDLLPSDITGTQIYDAKSSTFVTQLGPVHSHFVLLDEINRSSAKTQSAMLEAMQERQTSIGGTVYRLPQPFLVLATQNPIEQEGTYQLPEAQLDRFLLKEILDYPSPAEEAEIIRRIERGVYEADAEQPTGVHLDDVIELQSLAKRVYIDPSIVNYIVQLVYVTRHPHSYIAGTLADYIQFGASPRASIAFTQAARALALLNGRDYVIPDDVKHLRHGVLRHRLILGYEAAADEVKPETIIDAIFGAVRTP; encoded by the coding sequence ATCACGGCCGACGAGCTCCGTCGGGCGGGCGACATCGTCGCGCGCGTCACGGAGGCGTTCGAGGCGAAGGTCGTGGGTCAGAGGGGTCTGCGCGACTCCCTGCTGGTGGCCCTGCTCACCGGCGGGCACGTCCTCCTCGAGAGCGTTCCCGGGCTCGCCAAGACCACGGCGGCGCAGACCCTCGCCCGAGCCGTCGACGCCAGCTTCCGTCGCATCCAGTGCACGCCCGACCTCCTGCCGAGCGACATCACCGGCACGCAGATCTACGACGCCAAGAGCTCGACCTTCGTGACGCAGCTCGGCCCCGTGCACTCGCACTTCGTCCTCCTCGACGAGATCAACCGTTCGAGCGCCAAGACGCAGAGCGCCATGCTCGAGGCCATGCAGGAGCGGCAGACGTCGATCGGCGGCACCGTCTACCGGTTGCCGCAGCCGTTCCTGGTCCTCGCGACCCAGAACCCGATCGAGCAGGAGGGCACCTATCAGCTCCCCGAGGCGCAGCTCGACCGCTTCCTGCTGAAGGAGATCCTCGACTACCCCTCGCCGGCCGAGGAGGCGGAGATCATCCGTCGCATCGAGCGGGGCGTCTACGAGGCCGACGCCGAGCAGCCGACCGGCGTCCACCTCGACGACGTGATCGAGTTGCAGTCGCTCGCCAAGCGCGTCTACATCGATCCGTCGATCGTCAACTACATCGTGCAGCTCGTCTACGTGACGCGGCACCCGCACTCGTACATCGCCGGCACTCTGGCCGACTACATCCAGTTCGGCGCCAGCCCCCGCGCGAGCATCGCGTTCACGCAGGCGGCCAGGGCTCTGGCCCTCCTCAACGGGCGCGACTACGTCATCCCCGACGACGTCAAGCACCTCCGTCACGGGGTCCTCCGCCACCGGCTCATCCTGGGCTACGAGGCGGCCGCCGACGAGGTGAAGCCCGAGACGATCATCGACGCGATCTTCGGCGCCGTGCGAACCCCGTGA
- a CDS encoding FKBP-type peptidyl-prolyl cis-trans isomerase, which translates to MRRPLLLATVVLVPALVAGLAGCTSSSSPTASATPTPTASAETQASCAAPTAGTASKAVSVQGDLGVEPKVSFSKGLQVSSTERSTAIEGTGAKAVTGTLLDVAFTIYDAETGKKVTSAGYKGTAAAQFTVSTGLYLPGLVKAMHCAPIGSRTVTVADSADMFGTNGSESFGIAAGDDLVVVMDLLDSVPTKATGTPVTPKAGFPTVALADDGRPALTLPKTDPPSSLQLEVLKKGTGATVASGANVTVQYQGTLWRTGKVFDQSWGSGPTTFSTDKVVTGFKKAIVGQTIGSQVVVIVPPADGYGTAGNDTAGIKGTDTLVFVVDILATS; encoded by the coding sequence ATGCGCCGACCGCTCCTCCTCGCCACCGTCGTCCTCGTTCCCGCCCTCGTGGCGGGACTGGCCGGCTGCACGTCGTCCTCGTCGCCGACGGCCTCCGCGACACCCACGCCGACGGCGTCCGCCGAGACTCAGGCCTCCTGTGCCGCGCCCACCGCCGGCACGGCGTCGAAGGCCGTGTCGGTCCAGGGCGACCTCGGCGTCGAGCCGAAGGTCTCCTTCTCGAAGGGCCTCCAGGTGTCCTCCACCGAGCGCTCGACGGCGATCGAGGGCACCGGTGCCAAGGCGGTGACGGGCACGCTGCTCGACGTCGCCTTCACGATCTACGACGCCGAGACGGGCAAGAAGGTCACGAGCGCCGGCTACAAGGGCACGGCCGCCGCCCAGTTCACCGTCAGCACCGGCCTCTATCTCCCCGGCCTCGTCAAGGCGATGCACTGCGCGCCGATCGGGTCCCGCACGGTCACCGTGGCCGACTCCGCCGACATGTTCGGCACGAACGGGTCCGAGTCGTTCGGCATCGCCGCGGGCGACGACCTGGTCGTCGTGATGGACCTCCTCGACAGCGTCCCGACGAAGGCGACGGGCACGCCCGTCACGCCGAAGGCCGGCTTCCCGACCGTCGCCCTCGCCGACGACGGTCGCCCCGCGCTGACGCTGCCGAAGACCGACCCGCCGTCGTCCCTCCAGCTCGAGGTCCTGAAGAAGGGCACGGGCGCCACGGTGGCGTCCGGCGCGAACGTCACCGTGCAGTATCAGGGCACGCTCTGGCGCACCGGCAAGGTCTTCGACCAGAGCTGGGGCTCCGGGCCGACGACGTTCTCGACGGACAAGGTCGTGACGGGCTTCAAGAAGGCCATCGTGGGTCAGACGATCGGGTCGCAGGTGGTCGTGATCGTGCCTCCCGCCGACGGCTACGGCACGGCCGGCAACGACACCGCGGGCATCAAGGGCACCGACACGCTCGTCTTCGTCGTCGACATCCTCGCCACCAGCTGA
- a CDS encoding OsmC family protein: MFDHHYEIETTWTGDRGSGTLDYRSYGRDHVIRAAGKHEIQGSSDRPFRGDVDRWNPEEMLLSALSQCHLLSYLHSCATGGVVVTAYVDRAEGTMVQTADGGGHFTEVVLRPTVTVAEASMVEAARALHGEASTKCFIASSVNFPVRHEPVVRVAAPATTDGTQHPA; encoded by the coding sequence ATGTTCGACCACCACTACGAGATCGAGACGACCTGGACCGGCGACCGCGGGAGCGGCACCCTCGACTACCGGTCCTACGGCCGCGACCACGTCATCCGGGCCGCGGGGAAGCACGAGATCCAGGGGTCGTCCGACCGGCCGTTCCGCGGCGACGTCGACCGCTGGAACCCGGAGGAGATGCTCCTGAGCGCGCTCTCGCAGTGCCACCTGCTGAGCTACCTGCACTCCTGCGCGACGGGGGGAGTCGTGGTGACCGCCTATGTGGATCGGGCCGAGGGCACGATGGTGCAGACGGCCGACGGCGGCGGTCACTTCACGGAGGTCGTCCTGCGGCCGACGGTCACCGTCGCGGAGGCGTCGATGGTGGAGGCCGCGCGAGCGCTCCACGGCGAGGCGTCGACGAAGTGCTTCATCGCCTCCTCCGTCAACTTCCCGGTCCGCCACGAGCCCGTGGTGCGGGTCGCCGCGCCGGCGACGACGGACGGCACCCAGCATCCGGCCTGA
- a CDS encoding DUF58 domain-containing protein: MSIFAHRKTLDLLEGGYASVHRGRSHDFDDLRAYVPGDEVKDIDWKATARHGEPLVKRYIASRRHHLVLVVDTGRNMAATSESGESKKDVAILAAGGLASIAAAHGDVVSMVVGDETGARAFPTGQKEDHLERLLRAVDARITLDAPRSDVLRLLDHVARHLVTRSLLLVVTDDIRLTEAHSAVLRRLRARHDVLWLTIGDADLVREPVPATAGRLPRADRAGGVVDPEIYDVQEMAALPAYVRSNRRLRGLFTEVAERNVRATEDDLRLLGVASNRIASEAEVVRGLLTLLERHRRAER, encoded by the coding sequence ATGAGCATCTTCGCCCACCGGAAGACCCTCGATCTCCTGGAGGGCGGCTACGCCTCCGTGCACCGCGGCAGGAGCCACGACTTCGACGATCTCCGCGCCTACGTTCCCGGCGACGAGGTCAAAGACATCGACTGGAAGGCCACCGCCCGCCACGGCGAGCCGCTGGTCAAGCGCTATATCGCCTCCCGCCGGCACCACCTCGTCCTCGTGGTCGACACCGGGCGCAACATGGCGGCCACCTCCGAGAGCGGGGAGAGCAAGAAAGACGTCGCCATCCTCGCGGCCGGCGGCTTGGCCTCCATCGCCGCCGCCCACGGCGACGTCGTGTCGATGGTCGTCGGCGACGAGACGGGTGCTCGCGCCTTCCCGACGGGTCAGAAGGAGGATCATCTCGAACGCCTGCTCCGCGCCGTCGACGCCCGCATCACCCTCGACGCCCCCAGGAGCGACGTGCTCCGCCTCCTCGACCACGTCGCCCGGCACCTCGTCACGCGGTCCCTCCTGCTCGTCGTCACCGACGACATCCGGCTGACCGAGGCGCACTCCGCCGTCCTCCGTCGGCTCCGGGCGAGACACGACGTGCTGTGGCTGACGATCGGCGACGCCGACCTGGTCCGCGAGCCCGTCCCGGCGACCGCCGGCCGCCTCCCGCGCGCCGACAGGGCAGGCGGAGTCGTCGATCCCGAGATCTACGATGTGCAGGAGATGGCGGCCCTCCCCGCCTACGTGCGCTCGAACCGCCGTCTGCGGGGCCTCTTCACCGAGGTCGCCGAGCGGAACGTCCGCGCCACCGAAGACGACCTGCGCCTCCTCGGCGTCGCGAGCAACCGCATCGCCTCCGAGGCCGAGGTCGTCCGCGGGCTGCTGACCCTCCTCGAGAGGCATCGGCGTGCTGAACGATAG
- a CDS encoding 1-deoxy-D-xylulose-5-phosphate reductoisomerase: protein MRRITVLGSTGSIGVQALDVIRANPHLFTVVGLSAGSNRDLLGEQAAEFGVEHTALGTDESVALVRDVETDVVLNGITGSVGLGPTLAALESGATLALANKESLIVGGDLVKAAAGPGQLVPVDSEHSAIAQALRAGAETEVRRLVLTASGGPFRGRSRDSLVGVTPREALAHPTWDMGLVVTTNSSTLVNKGLEVIEAHLLFDVDYDRIDVTVHPQSIVHSMVEFVDGSTIAQASPPDMRLPIALGMGWPDRVPGVGVPLDWTTASTWTFEPLDEVAFPSVALAKEVGTRGATFPAVFNAANEQAVLAFHAGRIGYLDILDTIRAVVDVHEPEALSLDGVLEAERWARARADQAIDARSSAR, encoded by the coding sequence ATGCGACGCATCACCGTTCTCGGCTCCACCGGTTCCATCGGCGTCCAGGCGCTCGACGTCATCCGCGCCAACCCGCACCTCTTCACCGTGGTCGGTCTCTCGGCCGGAAGCAACCGCGACCTCCTCGGGGAGCAGGCGGCGGAGTTCGGCGTGGAGCACACGGCGCTCGGCACCGACGAGTCGGTCGCCCTCGTCCGCGACGTCGAGACGGACGTCGTCCTCAACGGCATCACCGGGTCGGTCGGGCTCGGCCCCACGCTCGCGGCGCTCGAGTCCGGGGCGACGCTCGCCCTCGCCAACAAGGAGAGCCTGATCGTCGGCGGCGACCTGGTGAAGGCCGCGGCCGGTCCCGGTCAGCTCGTTCCGGTCGACTCGGAGCACTCGGCGATCGCGCAGGCGCTGCGAGCCGGCGCCGAGACGGAGGTGCGGCGACTCGTGCTCACCGCATCCGGCGGTCCGTTCCGCGGGCGGAGCCGCGACTCCCTCGTCGGGGTGACGCCCCGCGAGGCCCTGGCCCATCCGACCTGGGACATGGGGCTCGTCGTGACGACGAACTCGTCGACCCTCGTCAACAAGGGGCTGGAGGTCATCGAGGCGCACCTGCTCTTCGACGTCGACTACGACCGCATCGACGTCACGGTCCACCCGCAGTCCATCGTCCACTCGATGGTCGAGTTCGTCGACGGCTCGACCATCGCCCAGGCCTCGCCGCCCGACATGCGCCTTCCGATCGCGCTGGGCATGGGCTGGCCCGACCGGGTTCCGGGGGTCGGCGTCCCCCTCGACTGGACCACCGCGTCGACGTGGACCTTCGAGCCGCTCGACGAGGTCGCCTTCCCCTCCGTCGCCCTGGCGAAGGAGGTCGGCACGCGGGGAGCGACGTTCCCGGCCGTCTTCAACGCGGCCAACGAGCAGGCGGTGCTCGCGTTCCACGCGGGCCGGATCGGGTACCTCGACATCCTCGACACGATCCGCGCCGTGGTCGACGTCCACGAGCCCGAGGCGCTCTCCCTCGACGGCGTGCTGGAGGCCGAGCGCTGGGCCCGTGCCCGCGCCGACCAGGCGATCGATGCCAGGTCTTCTGCGCGCTGA